GCGCTGCAGGCGACGCATACGCTCATCGGAATCCTGTCGCGGTATGTGTGTCTCTAGCCAATCGCTAATTATAGCCGCCGTCACGGGATCTGGGGCTGGTGCGGACAAACCAACCTAAAATAGGCATATCAGcatatttagtttatgcttaTGTCAATATAGAGCGTAAGTCGCTGACTCACCTGTTGCAGCGCCAACGCCAGTGTTTTGGCTGTTGATAGCACATTGGTGGCGGAAATCAAATTACGCTCACAGAAACTGGTTAGCGAAGCGGCCGTTGTTGCTCCTGACTGTAGCTGTGGTGAATTTGATATAATCCCATCCATTTGCTGTAACGCTGCTTCGAGCATTTTGCTCGCTTCTGTTGCAGACTCTGCTGCCGTAGCTGTCATAATTTCTGGGGCACTGACAAAGCTTTTACAGTTATTCGCATCCGGTGACCGATCGTTGTGAAcgtgaaatttgttttaatgttgGCTTTTGCTAGATCATTATTCGTTACATAAGCTCAGTTATTTCACTCTTCATATTTTACATTGAACACGCCTATATTACATGCATTCCTCTATATTATTTTACTATACAAAACAGATGGCCCTTTTGTGTGTAAAAAATACTTCGCCAGCGACAGCCCTACCACTGAACGTGGAGGTTGCCGATAGATATCGATATACTTAGCAGAATTTGTTGAATGTTAAGCCTACACTATGAAACAAATTAATGACtgctgaaaattgtttgttttgagtaaaatttgtattagtCAATTTCTATTactacttaaaattaatacacacaatcatttatttaaggattacaaaagccaaaatattCGTTTTGCGAAAATCACATGGCATctcaattgcaacaatttgtagcaCAGTGTTCTCAACAACACTACTTTGAAATCGAGCATGCGgcgttttgttttctgttgctCGGTAACAAAAACACtttgaatttcattaaatttgttgacgCCTTGCAAACAAGTACAAAAAAGTTATTCTGTAATAAAATTGGTACAATTATTAACTGAAAATCATGGCGGAAACTGAGAAAATCGAAGTGCGCGACATTACTCGCATTGAGCGTATTGGCGCGCATTCACACATTCGCGGTCTGGGACTTGACGATGTGTTGGAAGCACGCGCTGTTTCCCAGGGCATGGTGGGACAGAAGGATGCTCGCCGTGCTGCTGGGGTGGTGGTGCAAATGGTGCGCGAGGGCAAAATAGCTGGACGTTGTATTTTGCTAGCCGGCGAGCCAAGTACCGGCAAAACTGCAATCGCTGTGGGTATGGCACAAGCGTTGGGCACGGAGACGCCATTTACAAGTATGTCTGGCTCGGAAATATACTCGCTGGAAATGAGCAAGACAGAGGCTTTGTCGCAGGCGCTGCGCAAGAGCATTGGCGTGCGTATCAAGGAGGAGACAGAGATAATTGAAGGTGAGGTGgttgaaatacaaattgagcGACCAGCTACCGGCACTGGCCAAAAGGTGGGAAAGGTTACACTGAAAACTACCGAAATGGAGACCAACTACGATTTGGGTAACAAGATCATAGAGTGCTTTATGAAAGAAAAGATACAAGCTGGCGACGTCATTACAATCGATAAGGCATCCGGCAAGGTAAACAAGCTGGGACGCAGCTTCACTCGTGCTCGTGACTACGATGCTACTGGAGCGCAGACGCGCTTCGTGCAGTGCCCAGAAGGAGAACTGCAGAAGCGTAAGGAAGTCGTGCACACAGTGACATTGCATGAGATCGATGTGATCAATAGCCGCACTCACGGATTTCTAGCTCTATTCTCGGGCGATACTGGCGAGATTAAGCAGGAAGTACGTGATCAAATCAACAACAAGGTGCTGGAGTGGCGTGAGGAGGGCAAGGCCGAAATCAATCCGGGCGTCTTGTTCATTGATGAGGTGCATATGCTGGACATTGAATGCTTCTCATACTTAAATCGCGCTCTAGAGTCGGACATGGCTCCGGTGGTGGTCATGGCTACCAACCGTGGTATTACACGTATTCGCGGCACCAACTATCGCAGTCCGCATGGCATCCCCATTGATTTGCTAGACCGTATGATCATCATACGCACTGTCCCCTACACCGAGAAGGAGGTCAAGGAAATACTGAAAATACGCTGCGAGGAGGAGGACTGCATTATGCATCCCGATGCTTTAACCATTCTTACACGCATTGCCACAGACACTAGCTTACGCTATGCCATACAACTAATTACTACAGCTAATCTGGTTTGCCGTCGTCGCAAGGCCACTGAGGTAAACACAGAGGATGTGAAGAAGGTGTATTCGCTGTTTCTGGATGAGAATCGTTCGAGTAAGATACTGAAGGAGTACCAGGATGATTACATGTTTAGCGAGATCACAGAGCATGCGGAAGAGTCGACTGGCAGCGGCGCCAAGCGTCGCACTGAAGTTGGTGCCGGCGATTCCCAGCCCATGGAGCATTAGATTTTAAATATCATATATTCCCTAATCATTCTCAAGATAATTCATACTGTGAGCttcaataaatgtttaaaaaaaaagagcaaaatatcaatcttgaaatttatttctttagtaTATTTTACTGAGCTCAAATTTGTAAAAGTAtctacaattattttgaatagtattgcttttatttacttttaattacatttgcacTTTTCATGGCTTTTCTAGAATTTGTGAGcgtatatcaaaatatatattattttaaggtATAAAATTGTCTTTACTCGCTGTTAAATTATAAGTCTGAGCGCcgttaaaagcaaacaattatttttactgaCTAggcatttgatttgaaaatttgttttcaatttctggaaattaaatttacaagctatattttttaacGAATCTCGagtaaaattagtttttaaacgGTACAATGATTTGGTTAGTTTCTTTTGGCAATCAATAGTAGCATTCAATCCTCTTTCCTTACCGGCCGCGTTGCGTTTACCTTATGCTTAAAGTAATGGTAACCGTTATAGGCAGCTACCCATATAATCATGTAGATAAAGCCAAAGTAATTGACAGCACCGAACACAGTAATCCAGCGTTCGTAtttgagaaaaacaaaagcagttaGGCACCAGCCCATATAGACGATATTATAGGACTTTAGGCAGATGAAGTATAGCACAGCATAAATCTTGGAGTTTTCTAAAGTTTCACCATATTTCGGCAGCACGTTCTTGGTATAAGCATTAGTAATCTAAAATGACAATATTTAGTAATAAAGTTATGGTGGGGTTATACAGTCAAACATTTACCTGTTTCTCTACAGTAACAATCATATATTCCATGAGGAAAGACATATAGTAACCACTATGGAAGCCATGCCAGACAGCTAGAAAGCCCAGTGCAGCCGCGTAGCTAATGTTGCGATTGTTAAGAAACTTGAGACGCTTGAATATGTAGTGTCCGACCCATTGGTTTGTGTTCACATTGAAGCTCTGCACATAATGCTGCATGGTATTGCCCGTTTCCAGCAACATAAGCTTTACATTGCTGCATCCGGACCAGTCCGGTTTGCCCTCCGCATCCTGTCCCTTGTAGCTGAAGCCAATGCTCATTAGCGCGCCCTCTGTCAGCAGCCAGCACGATATGTATTTGTAAAGTGAGAACTTGGCCCAGAAACCCAGATAAAAGATGCGTAGTATAAATGGCCTGTCCGCATATTCTGGTGTTAGGAAATATGTATCAGGCAAAATCATTAAGCCCACTTGGCATATGGCCAAGTAGAGCACGCCCATGCCCAAGCGTTTCAGACCCGCGTTCACGCAGCCTTCATACTGTCGATATTCGCCATTGATAAAGCTTCTATAGCGACGATAAGGAAACTGCGGTCCAACCAAAAAGCCACTAGGGAAGTAGGCAAATGCTAAGAGTTCCAGCAGTGTAGGCAACTCCTTTAGCGCAGTTTCTTTTTGATCCTTGGAAAGCTGCTCCTCTGACTTGAGTCCATCGCTCACGTCAAACCCAAAACCAATCATGCGCAGCGTCAATATACAGTGTGGCATTGTCCATAATATATCATACTCGTTACTGGCAGTATAATAGTATCCTAGTAGTAGGTAGCCCATGTGGAACACAAAGTTCACGCTCAGCATAATGAGAGGCTTGGAGCGTAGCACGTAAACTAGAGCAAATGTGGTGACAATGCCCAAAAGCGAATGATATGTGTCCACGCCATAATTGTAATAGCAGAGGCTTATGCCACATAATGCAAAGAATATATGATGCAACGGCTTCGAGGGTTGATCCACAATATATTTGCGGTATATGGCAGCAATTGGATAACCTGAAGGGTGAAAGAAGCTCTTTAAATAATATGATACATGAAAGATAAATTCAAAAGCACTTACCGGCTAGCAGTGTTAGTAACAACCGAAGCGCTTCCACGGGCACGCCAACTTTGCTGGCCACTAGATCTGAGAGTC
The DNA window shown above is from Drosophila busckii strain San Diego stock center, stock number 13000-0081.31 chromosome 3L, ASM1175060v1, whole genome shotgun sequence and carries:
- the LOC108598736 gene encoding ruvB-like helicase 2; the protein is MAETEKIEVRDITRIERIGAHSHIRGLGLDDVLEARAVSQGMVGQKDARRAAGVVVQMVREGKIAGRCILLAGEPSTGKTAIAVGMAQALGTETPFTSMSGSEIYSLEMSKTEALSQALRKSIGVRIKEETEIIEGEVVEIQIERPATGTGQKVGKVTLKTTEMETNYDLGNKIIECFMKEKIQAGDVITIDKASGKVNKLGRSFTRARDYDATGAQTRFVQCPEGELQKRKEVVHTVTLHEIDVINSRTHGFLALFSGDTGEIKQEVRDQINNKVLEWREEGKAEINPGVLFIDEVHMLDIECFSYLNRALESDMAPVVVMATNRGITRIRGTNYRSPHGIPIDLLDRMIIIRTVPYTEKEVKEILKIRCEEEDCIMHPDALTILTRIATDTSLRYAIQLITTANLVCRRRKATEVNTEDVKKVYSLFLDENRSSKILKEYQDDYMFSEITEHAEESTGSGAKRRTEVGAGDSQPMEH
- the LOC108598469 gene encoding lysophospholipid acyltransferase 5; its protein translation is MGLSDLVASKVGVPVEALRLLLTLLAGYPIAAIYRKYIVDQPSKPLHHIFFALCGISLCYYNYGVDTYHSLLGIVTTFALVYVLRSKPLIMLSVNFVFHMGYLLLGYYYTASNEYDILWTMPHCILTLRMIGFGFDVSDGLKSEEQLSKDQKETALKELPTLLELLAFAYFPSGFLVGPQFPYRRYRSFINGEYRQYEGCVNAGLKRLGMGVLYLAICQVGLMILPDTYFLTPEYADRPFILRIFYLGFWAKFSLYKYISCWLLTEGALMSIGFSYKGQDAEGKPDWSGCSNVKLMLLETGNTMQHYVQSFNVNTNQWVGHYIFKRLKFLNNRNISYAAALGFLAVWHGFHSGYYMSFLMEYMIVTVEKQITNAYTKNVLPKYGETLENSKIYAVLYFICLKSYNIVYMGWCLTAFVFLKYERWITVFGAVNYFGFIYMIIWVAAYNGYHYFKHKVNATRPVRKED